The following proteins come from a genomic window of Iamia sp. SCSIO 61187:
- a CDS encoding amidohydrolase family protein translates to MATLVLQGGRVIDPAAEIDATTDVVVADGTIVSVGPADPALLDDPATEVRDCRGLLVVPGLIDLHVHVMAGLGDFCVEPDRVGVGMGVPTIVDGGTSGVATFDISRRAIIDHPDTRSNVLAFLDPNQLYLATKDFICHKLEIAGDLRNLDTESLAASIERNADVVVGAKVRACHVGDPGHSPFLAAAQEAMGPRPVMVHLGRFPFTPVITPIALLDQLRGGDIITHAFRGAGGMRGPDGKAVPQLRDAVDRGVVLDIGHSGTDFRFREARLLMEEGYLPDTASTDINVFTVDGPVFSLAETLTKMLALDLDLHHVIAMGTSNSARAIGRSHELGRLEPGRSAEVSILRLREDGPFPVSDGVETVESPRALEPVACLRAGAWHDVPRLPSFATEGGDWSDMPDDIDW, encoded by the coding sequence ATGGCGACACTGGTGCTGCAGGGCGGCCGGGTCATCGACCCCGCCGCCGAGATCGACGCGACGACCGACGTGGTGGTGGCCGACGGGACGATCGTCTCCGTCGGGCCGGCCGACCCCGCCCTCCTCGACGACCCCGCGACCGAGGTCCGGGACTGCCGGGGCCTGCTGGTGGTCCCCGGCCTGATCGACCTCCACGTCCACGTGATGGCCGGCCTGGGCGACTTCTGCGTCGAGCCCGACCGGGTCGGGGTGGGCATGGGCGTCCCGACGATCGTCGACGGCGGCACGAGCGGCGTGGCCACCTTCGACATCAGCCGGCGGGCGATCATCGACCACCCCGACACCCGCTCCAACGTCCTGGCGTTCCTCGACCCCAACCAGCTCTACCTGGCGACCAAGGACTTCATCTGCCACAAGCTGGAGATCGCCGGCGACCTCCGGAACCTCGACACCGAGTCGCTGGCGGCCTCGATCGAGCGCAACGCCGACGTGGTCGTCGGGGCCAAGGTGCGGGCCTGCCACGTCGGTGATCCCGGGCACTCGCCGTTCCTGGCCGCGGCCCAGGAGGCCATGGGCCCGCGGCCGGTCATGGTCCACCTGGGCCGGTTCCCGTTCACACCGGTGATCACGCCCATCGCCCTGCTCGACCAGCTCCGGGGCGGCGACATCATCACCCACGCCTTCCGGGGGGCGGGGGGCATGCGGGGCCCCGACGGCAAGGCCGTGCCCCAGCTGCGCGACGCCGTCGACCGTGGGGTCGTGCTCGACATCGGCCACTCGGGCACCGACTTCCGCTTCCGCGAGGCCCGGCTCCTGATGGAGGAGGGCTACCTGCCCGACACGGCCTCGACCGACATCAACGTCTTCACCGTCGACGGCCCGGTGTTCTCGCTGGCCGAGACGCTGACCAAGATGCTCGCCCTCGACCTCGACCTGCACCACGTGATCGCCATGGGCACGTCGAACTCGGCCCGGGCCATCGGCCGGTCCCACGAGCTGGGCCGGCTGGAGCCCGGGCGGAGCGCCGAGGTGTCGATCCTCCGCCTGCGCGAGGACGGCCCGTTCCCGGTCTCCGACGGGGTCGAGACGGTCGAGTCGCCCCGGGCCCTCGAGCCCGTCGCCTGCCTCCGCGCCGGCGCCTGGCACGACGTCCCCCGGCTCCCGTCGTTCGCCACCGAGGGCGGCGACTGGTCCGACATGCCCGACGACATCGACTGGTGA
- a CDS encoding helix-turn-helix domain-containing protein, whose amino-acid sequence MPARHPLLTALEPVAAALGATLVGRTRVRADDIPLEWEGEVVGGLRLPERGAGLAPLIEEVEAEVGGPLATLSREDKQRAVALLDERGAFAFRRSVEDVADSLGVSRFTVYNYLNARRG is encoded by the coding sequence GTGCCCGCCCGCCACCCGCTGCTCACCGCCCTCGAGCCGGTGGCGGCCGCCCTGGGCGCGACGCTCGTCGGGCGGACCCGGGTGCGGGCCGACGACATCCCCCTGGAGTGGGAGGGCGAGGTGGTCGGCGGGCTGCGCCTCCCGGAGCGGGGCGCCGGGCTCGCCCCCCTGATCGAGGAGGTCGAGGCCGAGGTCGGCGGGCCGCTGGCCACGCTGTCGCGGGAGGACAAGCAGCGCGCCGTGGCGTTGCTGGACGAGCGGGGCGCCTTCGCCTTCCGGCGCTCGGTCGAGGACGTGGCCGACTCCCTCGGCGTCAGCCGCTTCACCGTCTACAACTACCTCAACGCCCGCCGGGGGTGA
- a CDS encoding ABC transporter permease: protein MTAPQITTVAPGGLPGRGGGRLVVGVLRALVTFVVVTGLLLGLWIVFLDSFDVNAYVGKKPSAVWDWITDPVQGPDRQAELREATIKTLTEAGWGFVTGITAAVAVAVAFTLSKALERTFLPIALALRSVPIVAMVPLFAYVFGRGTLGSLVIISIITFFPALVLVSNGLRAVRSEAVELLVAYNAGTIRQLVKLRIPSALPSLMASAKVCAPLAILGSILNGWLSTGTGLGALMVNSTITAQYAQLWAAVVVVTIASIVFAALVSIVEQPVLARYAPDRLGG, encoded by the coding sequence ATGACTGCACCGCAGATCACGACCGTCGCCCCCGGGGGCCTGCCGGGGAGGGGTGGCGGGCGCCTCGTCGTCGGTGTCCTCCGGGCCCTGGTCACCTTCGTCGTCGTGACCGGGCTGCTGCTCGGCCTCTGGATCGTGTTCCTCGACTCCTTCGACGTGAACGCCTACGTCGGCAAGAAGCCCAGCGCGGTGTGGGACTGGATCACCGACCCGGTGCAGGGCCCCGATCGCCAGGCCGAGCTGCGGGAGGCCACGATCAAGACGCTGACCGAGGCCGGGTGGGGCTTCGTCACCGGGATCACCGCCGCCGTGGCCGTCGCCGTGGCCTTCACCCTGTCCAAGGCGCTGGAGCGGACCTTCCTGCCCATCGCCCTGGCCCTGCGGTCGGTGCCGATCGTGGCCATGGTCCCCCTGTTCGCCTACGTCTTCGGGCGGGGCACCCTCGGCAGCCTCGTCATCATCTCGATCATCACCTTCTTCCCGGCGTTGGTCCTGGTGTCGAACGGGCTGCGGGCGGTGCGGTCCGAGGCCGTCGAGCTGCTCGTCGCCTACAACGCCGGGACCATCCGCCAGCTGGTGAAGCTGCGGATCCCGTCGGCCCTGCCGAGCCTGATGGCCTCGGCCAAGGTCTGCGCCCCCCTCGCCATCCTGGGCTCGATCCTCAACGGGTGGCTGTCGACCGGCACCGGGCTCGGGGCCCTGATGGTCAACTCGACCATCACCGCCCAGTACGCCCAGCTGTGGGCCGCGGTCGTGGTGGTCACGATCGCATCGATCGTCTTCGCCGCCCTGGTGAGCATCGTCGAGCAGCCGGTGCTGGCCCGGTACGCCCCTGACCGCCTCGGCGGCTGA